Proteins encoded within one genomic window of Citrobacter amalonaticus Y19:
- a CDS encoding efflux transporter outer membrane subunit has protein sequence MTFRPLSGVAVALLLVSCQSVDVQPATPSLVIPAAWRATSGPTSPAEQVWWRNFHDRYLNQYVDQALENNSDVLIARERINEYQAQVYAAEGSLFPSLDASLGGTRARTQSAATGLPVYSTLYKGSLTASYDVDIWGVNRSTARAAQASLEAQKAAAAAADLTVASSVAAGYVTLLALDEQLEVTQATVKSREEALNLAKRQYETGYSSRLELMQSDSELRSTRAQIPLLQHQIALQENALRILLGANPQRVERSADFDALTPLKIPSQLPSTLLNRRPDIVQAERQLIAADASLAASRASLLPSFNLTAGGSIQDRTLPALLDNPLQLWSLGGSILAPLLNRQALNAQVDISQSQRNQALYGYEKTVRNAFREVNDSLDAITRYQEQLQELQAQQAVAQETLRIAQNRYRNGYSSYLDVLDAQRTLFSVQTSVVQVKNNLLLAQIDLYKALGGGWNA, from the coding sequence ATGACCTTCCGTCCCCTGTCGGGCGTGGCGGTCGCCCTGCTGCTGGTTAGCTGTCAGTCTGTCGATGTTCAGCCCGCAACGCCATCTCTGGTCATTCCCGCCGCCTGGCGCGCCACCAGCGGCCCCACCAGTCCTGCTGAGCAGGTGTGGTGGCGGAATTTTCATGACCGTTATCTGAACCAGTATGTCGATCAGGCGCTGGAGAATAACAGCGATGTGCTGATCGCCCGCGAGCGCATCAATGAGTATCAGGCGCAGGTCTATGCCGCCGAAGGCAGCCTGTTTCCCTCGCTGGATGCCAGCCTCGGCGGCACCCGCGCCCGTACGCAGTCCGCGGCCACCGGACTGCCTGTTTACAGCACGCTGTATAAAGGGAGCCTGACCGCCAGCTATGACGTCGATATCTGGGGTGTCAATCGCAGTACCGCACGTGCGGCGCAGGCTTCGCTGGAGGCACAAAAAGCGGCCGCCGCCGCGGCAGATTTGACCGTCGCGTCATCGGTGGCCGCCGGGTATGTCACGCTGCTGGCGCTTGATGAACAACTGGAAGTGACCCAGGCGACGGTGAAATCCCGCGAGGAGGCGCTGAATCTGGCCAAACGTCAGTATGAAACGGGCTACAGTTCGCGTCTGGAGCTGATGCAGTCCGACTCTGAACTGCGCTCCACGCGTGCGCAAATCCCGCTCTTGCAGCATCAGATTGCCCTGCAGGAGAACGCGTTACGGATTTTGCTCGGTGCGAACCCGCAACGCGTCGAGCGCAGCGCGGATTTCGACGCGCTGACGCCGCTGAAGATCCCCTCGCAGCTACCGTCAACCTTGCTTAATCGCCGTCCGGATATTGTCCAGGCCGAACGTCAGTTGATTGCCGCCGATGCCTCGCTGGCAGCATCCCGCGCCAGCCTGCTGCCGTCATTCAACCTCACCGCAGGCGGATCGATACAGGACCGTACCCTGCCCGCTCTTCTCGATAATCCCCTGCAACTGTGGAGTCTTGGCGGCAGCATTCTTGCGCCGCTGCTGAACCGCCAGGCGCTGAACGCACAGGTGGATATTTCGCAGTCGCAGCGCAATCAGGCGCTGTACGGCTACGAGAAAACCGTGCGCAACGCCTTCAGAGAAGTAAACGACAGTCTGGATGCCATCACCCGTTATCAGGAACAATTACAGGAGTTGCAGGCGCAACAGGCGGTCGCGCAGGAGACGTTGCGTATCGCGCAAAACCGCTATCGCAACGGCTATTCCTCGTATCTCGACGTACTGGACGCGCAGCGCACGCTGTTCTCCGTACAGACCAGCGTGGTGCAGGTGAAAAATAACCTGCTGCTGGCGCAGATTGATTTGTATAAAGCGCTGGGTGGGGGCTGGAACGCCTAA
- the hrpA gene encoding ATP-dependent RNA helicase HrpA: protein MTEQQKLTFHALQQQLDSLMLRDRQRFSRRLHGVKKVKNPDAQQAIYQEMAKEIEQAAGKVVLREAARPLITYPENLPVSQKKQAILEAVRDHQVVIVAGETGSGKTTQLPKICMELGRGVKGLIGHTQPRRLAARTVANRIAEELQTESGGCIGYKVRFSDHVSDNTMVKLMTDGILLAEIQQDRLLMQYDTIIIDEAHERSLNIDFLLGYLKELLPRRPDLKIIITSATIDPERFSRHFNNAPIIEVSGRTYPVEVRYRPIVEEADDTERDQLQAIFDAVDELGRESPGDILIFMSGEREIRDTADALNKLNLRHTEVLPLYARLSNSEQNRVFQSHSGRRIVLATNVAETSLTVPGIKYVIDPGTARISRYSFRTKVQRLPIEPVSQASANQRKGRCGRVSEGICIRLYSEDDFLSRPEFTDPEILRTNLASVILQMTALGLGDIAAFPFVEAPDRRNIQDGVRLLEELGAISTDEQATAYKLTPLGRQLSQLPVDPRLARMVLEAQKHGCVREAMIITSALSIQDPRERPMDKQQASDEKHRRFHDKESDFLAFVNLWNYLGEQQKALSSNAFRRLCRTDYLNYLRVREWQDIYTQLRQVVKELGIPVNSEPAEYREIHIALLTGLLSHIGMKDADKQEYTGARNARFSIFPGSGLFKKPPKWAMVAELVETSRLWGRIAARIDPEWVEPVAQHLIKRSYSEPHWERAQGAVMATEKVTVYGLPIVAARKVNYSQIDPALCRELFIRHALVEGDWQTRHAFFRENLKLRAEVEELEHKSRRRDILVDDETLFEFYDQRISHDVISARHFDNWWKKVSRDTPDLLNFEKSMLIKEGADNISKLDYPNFWHQGNLKLRLSYQFEPGADADGVTVHIPLPLLNQVDESGFEWQIPGLRRELVIALIKSMPKPVRRNFVPAPNYADAFLGRVTPLELPLLDALERELRRMTGVTVDREDWHWDQVPDHLKITFRVVDDKNKKLEEGRSLQELKERLKGKVQETLSAVADDGIEQSGLHIWSFGQLPESYEQKRGNYKVKAWPALVDERDSVAIKLFDNPLEQQQAMWSGLRRLLLLNIPSPIKYLHEKLPNKAKLGLYFNPYGKVLELIDDCISCGVDKLIDANGGPVWTEEGFAALHEKVRAELNETVVEIAQQVEQILTAVFTINKRLKGRVDMTMALGLSDIKAQMGGLVYRGFVTGNGYKRLGDTLRYLQAIEKRLEKLAIDPHRDRAQMLKVESVQQAWQQWFNKLPPARREDEDVKAIRWMIEELRVSYFAQQLGTPYPISDKRILQAMEQISG from the coding sequence ATGACAGAACAACAAAAATTAACCTTCCACGCATTACAACAACAGCTGGATTCACTGATGCTGCGCGACCGCCAGCGCTTTTCGCGTCGCCTGCACGGCGTGAAGAAGGTTAAAAATCCTGATGCACAACAGGCCATTTACCAGGAGATGGCGAAAGAGATTGAACAGGCGGCAGGTAAAGTTGTGCTACGCGAAGCGGCGCGACCGTTGATTACCTACCCGGAAAACCTGCCCGTTAGCCAGAAGAAACAGGCGATCCTCGAGGCCGTTCGCGACCATCAGGTGGTGATCGTTGCCGGGGAAACCGGTTCAGGTAAAACCACACAGCTCCCGAAAATCTGCATGGAACTGGGGCGCGGGGTGAAAGGGCTGATCGGCCACACCCAGCCGCGTCGTCTGGCGGCGCGTACGGTAGCTAACCGTATCGCCGAAGAGTTGCAGACGGAGTCGGGCGGGTGCATCGGCTATAAGGTGCGCTTTAGCGATCACGTCAGCGATAACACCATGGTCAAGCTGATGACTGACGGTATCCTGCTGGCGGAGATTCAGCAGGACCGTCTGCTGATGCAGTACGACACGATCATTATCGATGAAGCGCACGAACGTAGCCTGAACATCGATTTCCTGCTTGGCTATCTGAAAGAACTGTTGCCGCGTCGTCCGGATCTGAAAATTATCATCACCTCCGCCACCATCGACCCGGAGCGTTTTTCGCGCCATTTCAACAATGCGCCAATCATTGAAGTCTCCGGACGCACCTATCCGGTGGAAGTTCGCTATCGGCCGATCGTCGAAGAGGCGGATGACACCGAACGTGACCAGTTGCAGGCCATTTTCGATGCGGTAGACGAACTGGGACGCGAAAGTCCTGGCGACATCCTGATCTTCATGAGCGGTGAGCGCGAGATCCGCGATACCGCCGACGCGCTGAATAAACTGAATCTGCGCCATACGGAAGTGCTGCCGCTGTATGCGCGACTGTCGAATAGCGAGCAAAACCGCGTCTTCCAGTCGCACAGTGGACGGCGTATTGTGCTGGCGACCAACGTGGCGGAAACCTCGCTGACGGTGCCGGGGATCAAATATGTGATCGATCCCGGTACGGCGCGTATCAGCCGCTACAGTTTCCGTACCAAAGTCCAGCGGCTGCCAATTGAACCGGTATCGCAGGCTTCAGCCAACCAGCGTAAAGGCCGCTGCGGGCGCGTTTCCGAAGGCATCTGTATTCGTCTCTATTCCGAAGACGACTTCCTGTCGCGCCCGGAGTTTACCGATCCGGAAATTCTGCGCACCAACCTGGCGTCGGTCATATTGCAGATGACCGCGCTGGGGCTGGGCGACATCGCCGCGTTTCCGTTTGTTGAAGCGCCGGATAGGCGCAACATCCAGGACGGCGTGCGTCTGCTGGAAGAACTGGGTGCGATCAGCACCGATGAACAGGCAACAGCTTATAAACTGACGCCGCTGGGGCGCCAACTGAGCCAGCTGCCGGTGGATCCGCGTCTGGCGCGAATGGTGCTGGAAGCGCAAAAACACGGCTGCGTGCGCGAGGCAATGATCATCACCTCGGCGCTGTCGATTCAGGATCCGCGCGAGCGTCCAATGGACAAGCAGCAGGCGTCCGATGAGAAACACCGTCGCTTTCACGACAAAGAGTCCGATTTCCTCGCGTTTGTGAATCTGTGGAATTATCTCGGCGAACAGCAAAAAGCGCTGTCGTCAAACGCGTTTCGCCGACTGTGCCGGACTGACTATCTGAACTATCTGCGCGTGCGTGAGTGGCAGGATATCTACACCCAACTGCGTCAGGTGGTGAAAGAGCTGGGTATTCCGGTGAACAGTGAACCGGCAGAGTACCGCGAGATCCATATTGCGCTGCTGACCGGGCTGTTATCGCACATCGGCATGAAGGATGCCGATAAGCAGGAATATACCGGTGCGCGTAACGCGCGCTTTTCGATTTTCCCCGGTTCCGGCTTGTTCAAAAAGCCGCCGAAGTGGGCGATGGTGGCGGAACTGGTGGAAACCAGTCGTCTGTGGGGGCGCATTGCGGCGCGGATCGATCCCGAGTGGGTCGAACCGGTCGCTCAGCATCTGATTAAGCGATCGTATAGCGAACCGCACTGGGAGCGAGCGCAGGGTGCGGTCATGGCAACGGAAAAGGTGACCGTTTACGGTCTGCCGATTGTCGCCGCGCGGAAGGTGAACTACAGCCAGATTGACCCGGCGCTGTGCCGCGAACTGTTTATCCGCCATGCGCTGGTGGAAGGCGACTGGCAGACGCGCCATGCCTTTTTCCGCGAAAACCTCAAGCTGCGCGCCGAAGTGGAAGAACTGGAACACAAATCGCGCCGTCGCGACATTCTGGTGGACGACGAAACGCTGTTTGAGTTTTACGACCAGCGCATCAGCCATGACGTGATTTCCGCCCGGCACTTTGATAACTGGTGGAAGAAGGTCAGCCGCGACACGCCGGATCTGCTCAACTTTGAAAAGAGCATGCTGATCAAAGAGGGCGCGGACAACATCAGTAAGCTGGACTATCCGAACTTCTGGCATCAGGGCAATCTGAAGCTGCGGTTGAGCTATCAGTTTGAACCGGGCGCGGATGCGGACGGCGTGACCGTCCATATTCCGCTGCCGCTGCTCAATCAGGTCGATGAAAGTGGTTTTGAATGGCAGATACCGGGCCTGCGCCGCGAACTGGTGATTGCGCTGATCAAATCAATGCCGAAGCCAGTGCGGCGCAACTTTGTACCAGCCCCGAACTATGCCGACGCGTTTTTAGGCCGCGTGACGCCGCTGGAGCTGCCGTTGCTGGACGCGCTGGAGCGTGAGCTGCGACGGATGACGGGCGTGACGGTTGACCGCGAAGACTGGCACTGGGATCAGGTGCCCGATCATCTGAAAATCACCTTCCGGGTGGTGGATGATAAAAACAAGAAGCTGGAAGAAGGGCGCTCATTGCAGGAACTGAAAGAGCGGCTGAAAGGGAAAGTGCAGGAGACGCTCTCGGCGGTGGCCGATGACGGTATCGAACAGAGCGGGCTGCACATCTGGAGCTTCGGGCAACTGCCGGAAAGTTATGAGCAGAAACGCGGCAACTACAAAGTCAAAGCGTGGCCCGCCCTAGTGGATGAGCGCGACAGCGTGGCGATCAAGCTGTTTGATAATCCGCTGGAGCAACAGCAGGCGATGTGGTCAGGTTTGCGCCGTTTGCTGTTGTTGAACATTCCGTCGCCGATCAAATACCTGCACGAGAAGTTGCCGAACAAAGCCAAACTGGGCCTCTATTTCAACCCGTACGGCAAGGTGCTGGAGCTGATTGACGACTGTATTTCCTGCGGCGTGGATAAGCTGATTGACGCCAACGGCGGTCCGGTCTGGACGGAAGAAGGCTTTGCCGCGCTGCACGAGAAGGTTCGTGCCGAGCTGAACGAGACGGTGGTGGAGATTGCGCAGCAGGTCGAACAGATTCTGACCGCTGTCTTTACGATCAACAAGCGGCTGAAAGGGCGCGTGGATATGACGATGGCGCTGGGGCTTTCTGATATCAAAGCGCAGATGGGCGGGCTGGTGTATCGCGGGTTTGTCACCGGCAATGGTTACAAACGTCTTGGCGACACGCTGCGTTATTTGCAGGCGATTGAAAAACGTCTCGAGAAGCTGGCGATTGATCCCCACCGCGATCGCGCGCAGATGCTGAAAGTCGAAAGCGTCCAGCAGGCCTGGCAGCAGTGGTTTAACAAACTGCCGCCGGCGCGGCGCGAAGACGAGGACGTGAAAGCGATCCGCTGGATGATTGAAGAACTGCGGGTCAGCTACTTTGCCCAACAGCTGGGGACGCCGTATCCGATTTCGGATAAGCGTATTCTGCAGGCGATGGAGCAGATTAGCGGGTAA
- the azoR gene encoding FMN-dependent NADH-azoreductase, which yields MSKVLVLKSSILAGYSQSGQLSDYFVEQWREKHSADEITVRDLAANPVPVLDGELVGALRPSDAPLTPRQQDALALSDELIAELKAHDVIVIAAPMYNFNIPTQLKNYFDLIARAGVTFRYTEKGPEGLVTGKRAVILSSRGGIHKDTPTDLIAPYLKVFLGFIGITDVNFVFAEGIAYGPEVATKAQSDAKAAIDSVVAA from the coding sequence ATGAGCAAGGTATTAGTTCTCAAATCCAGTATTCTGGCAGGGTACTCTCAGTCTGGTCAGTTGTCTGATTATTTTGTTGAACAGTGGCGTGAAAAGCACTCTGCTGACGAAATCACCGTGCGTGACCTGGCTGCCAATCCTGTCCCGGTACTGGATGGCGAACTGGTGGGTGCTCTGCGCCCGAGCGACGCGCCGCTGACGCCTCGTCAACAGGACGCGCTGGCGCTGTCTGATGAACTGATCGCTGAACTGAAAGCGCACGATGTGATTGTTATCGCCGCGCCGATGTACAACTTCAACATCCCGACGCAGCTGAAAAACTACTTCGACCTGATTGCTCGTGCTGGCGTAACGTTCCGCTACACCGAGAAAGGTCCGGAAGGTCTGGTCACTGGCAAACGTGCGGTGATCCTCTCCAGCCGTGGCGGTATCCACAAAGATACCCCGACCGACCTGATTGCGCCGTACCTGAAAGTCTTCCTCGGCTTTATCGGCATCACCGACGTGAACTTCGTGTTCGCAGAAGGGATTGCCTACGGTCCGGAAGTGGCGACTAAAGCGCAGTCTGACGCAAAAGCCGCCATCGATAGCGTGGTTGCCGCATAA
- a CDS encoding GFA family protein yields the protein MTEQLTAQCHCGAVKFTVQLSDGFNTIRRCNCSFCRMRGAVVVSAPLMGIRILAGQDKLTEYRFNTGTARHFFCSVCGIYTFHQRRSSPDQYGVNVACIENVSPFDFPCVDVTDGVNHPSDGVSQGVVGYLRYQAK from the coding sequence ATGACTGAACAACTGACTGCGCAGTGTCACTGTGGTGCCGTCAAATTTACCGTTCAACTCAGCGATGGATTCAATACTATCCGGCGGTGCAACTGTTCATTTTGTCGGATGCGTGGGGCGGTCGTCGTTTCCGCACCGCTTATGGGAATCAGGATCCTCGCGGGTCAGGATAAACTGACGGAGTATCGTTTCAATACTGGCACGGCAAGGCATTTTTTTTGCTCAGTGTGTGGGATTTACACTTTCCATCAGCGACGCTCCAGTCCGGATCAGTATGGCGTTAACGTGGCATGCATTGAGAATGTGTCGCCGTTTGATTTTCCCTGTGTAGACGTTACAGACGGAGTGAATCATCCGAGTGATGGTGTGAGTCAGGGAGTGGTAGGATATTTACGTTATCAGGCGAAGTGA
- a CDS encoding aldo/keto reductase family oxidoreductase, with protein sequence MASHGTSGTFSLGSRQVKRLGYGAMQLAGPGVFGPPRDRHVALTVLREAIALGVNHIDTSDFYGPHVTNQIIREALHPYPDDLVIVTKIGARRGDDASWLPAFSPEELRQAVHDNLRNLGLDVLDVVNLRIMLGDGHGPHEGSIEESFSVLAELQQQGLVKHIGLSNVTANQVVQARSIADVVCVQNEYNIAHRQDDALIDSLAEDGIAYVPFFPLGGFTPLQSSTLSDVAASLNATPMQVALAWLLHRSPNILLIPGTSSVTHLHENMAAGDLVLSTDVLETLGNIAQKA encoded by the coding sequence ATGGCAAGTCACGGTACATCTGGCACGTTCTCTCTCGGTTCCCGGCAGGTCAAACGTTTAGGGTATGGGGCGATGCAACTGGCGGGGCCAGGGGTTTTTGGTCCACCGCGCGATCGTCATGTTGCATTGACGGTGCTTCGGGAAGCGATCGCGCTGGGGGTCAACCATATCGATACCAGCGATTTTTACGGTCCGCACGTCACCAATCAAATTATTCGCGAAGCGCTGCATCCCTATCCGGACGATCTGGTGATTGTCACTAAAATCGGCGCCCGTCGTGGAGACGATGCGTCCTGGTTACCGGCGTTTTCGCCAGAGGAACTCAGGCAGGCGGTTCACGATAACCTGCGTAACCTCGGTCTGGATGTGCTGGATGTCGTTAACTTACGCATTATGCTGGGCGACGGTCACGGCCCTCATGAAGGATCCATTGAAGAGAGTTTCAGCGTGCTGGCTGAGCTTCAGCAGCAGGGTCTGGTCAAACACATTGGTCTTAGCAATGTGACCGCAAACCAGGTGGTGCAAGCGCGCAGCATCGCAGACGTCGTCTGTGTGCAGAATGAGTACAATATCGCCCATCGTCAGGATGATGCGTTAATCGACTCGCTGGCAGAAGACGGTATTGCTTACGTTCCCTTTTTCCCGCTGGGCGGGTTCACGCCGCTACAGTCCTCAACGCTCTCAGATGTCGCCGCGAGCCTCAATGCGACGCCGATGCAGGTCGCGCTGGCATGGTTGCTACATCGTTCACCGAATATTTTACTGATACCGGGTACGTCGTCGGTGACGCATTTGCATGAAAATATGGCCGCAGGGGATCTGGTTCTGTCAACGGACGTGCTGGAGACGCTGGGAAATATTGCGCAAAAGGCATAA
- a CDS encoding YdbL family protein codes for MKRTFILATLMLSLLTGNAFALTLNEARTQGRVGETYNGYLVALKQDAQTQALVSEINNARSVSYQQLAQSHNLPVDEVAKMAGQKLVARAKPGEYVQGINGKWLRK; via the coding sequence ATGAAAAGAACCTTTATCCTGGCGACGCTCATGCTGAGTTTGCTGACTGGAAACGCCTTCGCGCTGACGCTAAATGAGGCCAGAACCCAGGGCCGGGTCGGTGAGACGTACAATGGCTATCTGGTGGCGCTGAAACAGGATGCGCAAACGCAGGCGCTGGTCAGTGAAATCAACAACGCGCGCAGCGTAAGTTATCAGCAGCTCGCACAAAGCCACAATCTTCCCGTTGATGAAGTGGCGAAAATGGCCGGACAAAAACTGGTAGCGCGTGCGAAGCCGGGAGAATACGTTCAGGGCATCAACGGGAAGTGGCTGCGTAAGTAA
- a CDS encoding YnbE family lipoprotein — protein MKTLIAMLALLPLWLVTGCTPRIEVAAPKEPITINMNVKIEHEIHIKVDKDVESLLKSRSDLF, from the coding sequence ATGAAAACACTGATAGCCATGCTGGCGCTTCTCCCGCTGTGGTTAGTGACCGGCTGTACGCCGCGCATTGAAGTCGCGGCGCCAAAAGAGCCCATCACCATCAATATGAACGTCAAAATTGAGCATGAAATTCATATCAAAGTGGATAAGGACGTGGAAAGCCTGCTCAAATCCCGCAGCGACTTGTTCTGA
- a CDS encoding YdbH family protein: MKGKYKAVLALLLLVILVPLTLVMTLGLWVPTLAGIWLPVGTRIALDESPRFTRHGLQIPELRYLVDDCQLARVSQARLSHPSRWQLDIGTLELDSACLAKLPQAEQSPAAPRTLAEWQAMLPNTWITIDNVILSPWQVWQGKLNVSLTSKVQQLRYQGDKVKFQGQLRGQTLTVSELDVMAFEGQPPVKLVGEFTMPLVPDGLPVSGHTVATLSLPQEPSLVDAELEWRENAGQLIVMARDNADPLLDLPWELTRQQLTISDGRWSWPYQGFPLSGRLGVKVDNWQEGTEKAVISGRFNVLTQGEAGKGNAVLSFGPGKLSMDNSAMPLQLTGEAKQDDLIFYARLPAQLTGSLTDPQLAFGPGALLRSHGRVIDSLNIDEIRWPLAGVKVTQRGVDGRLQAILRAHENQMGDFVLHLDGLANDFLPDAGRWQWRYWGEGSFTPMHAKWDVAGKGEWHDDTIRLTDLSTGFDQLQYGTMTVETPRLIMDKPVEWVRDAAHPRFSGALSFDAGETHFSGGSVLPPSTLKFSVEGRDPTFFLFKGDLHAGAIGPVRLNGRWDGLRLRGQAWWPKQSLEVFQPLVPPEWKMKLREGELYAQVAFSAAAEQGFEAGGHGVLKGGSAWMPDNQINGVDFVLPFRFSAGTWQLGTRGPVSLRIAEVVNQVTATNITAFLEGTYPWSEADPLLLTDVSVDVLGGKVSMQQLRMPQHDPALVRVQNISSSELISAVNPKQFAMSGPVSGALPLWLNNEKWIIKDGWLTNPGPMTLRIDKDTADAVVKDNMAAGAAINWLRYMEIAHSWTKINLDNLGVLTMQAQIRGNSHVDGKVGTVNLNYTHEENVFTLWRSLRFGDNLQAWLEQNAALPEKNCPQGKECEEPQ, from the coding sequence ATGAAGGGTAAATATAAAGCCGTTCTGGCGCTTCTGTTACTCGTGATCCTTGTGCCGCTGACGCTGGTGATGACGCTGGGGCTGTGGGTTCCCACGCTGGCGGGCATCTGGCTGCCGGTCGGAACGCGCATTGCGCTGGATGAGAGCCCGCGATTCACGCGCCACGGTTTGCAGATTCCTGAACTCCGCTATCTGGTTGATGATTGCCAGTTAGCGCGTGTCAGTCAGGCCCGGTTGTCGCATCCCAGTCGCTGGCAACTGGACATCGGCACGCTTGAACTCGATTCCGCCTGTCTGGCAAAACTGCCGCAGGCGGAACAGTCTCCCGCCGCACCGCGTACGCTTGCCGAATGGCAGGCCATGCTGCCCAACACCTGGATTACTATCGACAACGTCATTCTGTCGCCCTGGCAGGTGTGGCAGGGCAAACTGAACGTTTCGCTGACATCTAAGGTCCAGCAACTTCGTTATCAGGGCGACAAGGTGAAATTTCAAGGTCAATTGCGCGGTCAGACGCTGACGGTAAGTGAGCTTGATGTCATGGCGTTTGAAGGACAGCCGCCGGTCAAACTGGTCGGTGAATTTACGATGCCGCTGGTGCCGGATGGACTGCCGGTGAGCGGGCATACCGTCGCCACGCTCAGCCTGCCGCAGGAGCCGTCGCTGGTCGATGCAGAACTGGAATGGCGTGAGAATGCCGGACAGCTGATCGTGATGGCGCGGGATAATGCCGATCCGCTGCTCGACCTGCCGTGGGAACTTACGCGCCAGCAGTTAACCATCAGCGACGGGCGCTGGTCGTGGCCTTATCAGGGCTTTCCCCTCAGCGGGCGTCTGGGCGTGAAGGTGGATAACTGGCAGGAGGGCACAGAGAAAGCGGTGATCAGCGGCCGGTTTAATGTACTGACTCAAGGGGAAGCGGGGAAAGGCAACGCGGTGCTTTCGTTTGGTCCAGGAAAACTGAGCATGGACAACAGCGCGATGCCGCTGCAACTGACCGGTGAAGCCAAGCAGGATGATTTGATTTTCTATGCCAGATTACCCGCCCAGTTGACCGGCAGCCTGACCGATCCGCAACTGGCGTTTGGCCCTGGCGCGCTGCTGCGTTCGCACGGGCGGGTCATCGACTCGCTGAATATTGACGAAATCCGCTGGCCGCTGGCGGGCGTAAAGGTGACTCAGCGCGGGGTGGATGGACGATTGCAGGCGATTCTGCGCGCCCATGAGAATCAGATGGGCGATTTTGTCCTGCATCTGGATGGCCTGGCGAATGATTTTCTGCCCGATGCGGGGCGCTGGCAGTGGCGCTACTGGGGCGAGGGCAGTTTTACCCCGATGCACGCGAAATGGGACGTGGCAGGCAAAGGCGAGTGGCATGACGACACCATCAGGCTGACCGATTTGTCCACGGGATTTGACCAGCTTCAGTACGGCACCATGACGGTTGAGACGCCCCGTCTGATTATGGATAAGCCGGTCGAATGGGTGCGTGATGCGGCGCACCCCCGCTTCAGCGGGGCGCTTTCGTTCGATGCAGGGGAAACCCATTTTTCCGGTGGCAGCGTCTTACCCCCCTCAACCCTCAAGTTCAGCGTGGAGGGACGAGATCCGACATTCTTCCTGTTCAAAGGCGATTTACATGCCGGGGCGATCGGCCCGGTGAGGCTCAACGGTCGCTGGGATGGCCTGCGTTTACGCGGCCAGGCCTGGTGGCCGAAGCAGTCGCTGGAGGTCTTCCAGCCGCTGGTGCCGCCTGAGTGGAAAATGAAATTGCGTGAGGGTGAACTGTATGCCCAGGTGGCGTTTTCGGCGGCGGCAGAGCAGGGATTCGAGGCTGGCGGTCACGGCGTCTTAAAAGGCGGCAGCGCCTGGATGCCGGATAACCAGATCAACGGTGTCGATTTCGTCTTGCCGTTTCGCTTTAGCGCGGGCACATGGCAACTGGGGACGCGCGGACCGGTTTCATTGCGCATTGCTGAAGTGGTCAATCAGGTGACCGCCACCAATATCACCGCCTTCCTGGAAGGGACTTACCCGTGGAGTGAAGCCGATCCGCTGCTGCTCACGGATGTGAGTGTGGATGTGCTTGGCGGTAAAGTTTCTATGCAACAACTGCGCATGCCGCAGCACGATCCGGCACTGGTGCGGGTGCAAAACATCTCGTCGAGCGAACTTATCAGCGCGGTTAATCCGAAACAGTTTGCGATGTCCGGGCCGGTGAGCGGCGCGCTCCCTCTGTGGTTGAACAATGAAAAATGGATTATCAAAGACGGCTGGTTAACCAATCCCGGTCCGATGACGCTGCGTATCGACAAAGACACCGCCGATGCGGTGGTGAAAGATAACATGGCGGCGGGGGCGGCTATCAACTGGTTGCGCTATATGGAGATTGCCCACTCATGGACCAAAATCAATTTAGACAATCTGGGGGTATTGACGATGCAGGCGCAAATTCGTGGCAACAGCCATGTGGATGGCAAGGTTGGCACGGTGAATCTCAACTACACCCACGAAGAGAATGTTTTTACGCTGTGGCGCAGTCTGCGCTTTGGCGACAATCTACAGGCATGGCTTGAACAAAACGCGGCGCTGCCAGAAAAAAACTGTCCGCAAGGCAAGGAATGTGAGGAACCCCAATGA